DNA from Candidatus Eremiobacteraceae bacterium:
TTCTATGACGTGCTCATGCCGGCGCTAGGCTACACGCAGACAGAAGATTGCGGCTGCTCGTTCGAATACTACTGTCCGGATCGGGCGAGCCAGTTCTTCGTCTTGGACGAGATCGCGCATCATCAGCCGAGCGAGACGCGCATCGCGTTCGCGGCGGCGACGCGCGCGGATGTCGACCGTATCGGCGGCTTGCTCCACTCGGCGGGCGCGCGCGCGATCGAGGGCCCAGAGGACTGCCCGGACTACATCCAACCCTATTACGCGGTGTTCTTCGA
Protein-coding regions in this window:
- a CDS encoding VOC family protein; translated protein: MSRFPLDHIDHRVRSLAAVRPFYDVLMPALGYTQTEDCGCSFEYYCPDRASQFFVLDEIAHHQPSETRIAFAAATRADVDRIGGLLHSAGARAIEGPEDCPDYIQPYYAVFFEDPEGNKLEVCCRR